A window of Cytobacillus sp. FSL H8-0458 genomic DNA:
TACTGATACGCCGGCATATAAGGAAACAAAGGCAAAGCTTGAAATTCTGAGTGAAGAAGGCAGCAATCCACTTCCTAGAATTAATCACCGCTATGGCAATCCGCAGCCGCAAATAGGTGTAAATGTCCAAAAGAAATGGGCAAGGAAAGATTATATTTTCCCGGGAGAAATGGTGAAAAAGGAGCGGAAGCATCATGGCTAAAGCGATCAATAACATCAAGCGTTTTGAGTTGACACCCGAGGATAAACGAAAAAAAGACCTGGAGGAAGTGGAGAATGCCCTCATAGAAAATAAAGAACCCATACTTGAGCTTTTGAAAGCGGTCGGACATATGCATGACCGGGGAGTTCTCTCATTATTGAATGGCCTGTTTGGACAGGGAGATAAAGTTTTGAATGTCCTTGTTAAAGCATTAGACAAACCAGAAGCTACAAATACAATAAAAAACCTGCTTCTTATGGTTGGAACCCTCGGTACCATTAATGTCCAGCAGCTTGAACCCTTGCTGTTAAAATTAAATTCAGGTATTGCTAGAGTGGCGGATTATAAAGATACTGATGAAAAAACAAGCTATTTCGATCTTGTTAAGGCATTGAAGGATCCGGAAGTCAATCGGGCAGTTACACTTCTGATCACCTTCTTAAAAGGAATGGGCGAAGATACAAGCGAAATGGAAAGGAACACCCAGCTTCCAGAAGATCAGAAATTACACAAAATGGAGAAAAACGAAAGTGATGTTCCTCCCAATAAAAGAGAATGACATTTAGCCAGTGGTCCAAATAGCGGTCACTGGCTTTTATTATGAAATAAAATACAAATAGGTACATAGACTCAAATTTTTACAATATTATCTTATAAACCAAAAATATAGCAGAATTTTGTGGAAAAATGGAAAACCATATACTAGAATTGGAATATAAGATAGATAAATAGGTGAAACCCAATACATACATCATTTGAGAAGGTATTAGAAAGAGGGTAATAAAGTGGGCATTATAAATGAAGCTAGTTTCATTGAAACAGTCCACATGAAAGGGTTGCAAATCTCCCTGATTGCTTCGGGGGACGGTACGGAGGTTATTTACCATAGGCTGGAACCAGATGCTAGGTGGGGACTGGAACCGTTAGAAGGCGGTGAAACGCTGGAATATCTTCATTTACTTTCCGGTGAACTGCTATTAAAGGATTCTAATGGGGAAAAAACACTTAGAGCTGGTGATTCGTTTCAAAGATGCCCAGTAACTGAACATCATATCTTTCAATCAATAGGTCAATCTGAATTTTTATATGTAACATCTAGTCCAGTTTTTCATTACTACAGCAGAGTGACAAATGAATTAAGAGAATTGGTCATATCAATTGAAGAAAAAGATGGATATACAAGCGACCATTGCGATAGAATTACAAAAATGTCAATGCTCATGGCTGACGCACTTGGTTTAAATTCCCGGCAAATTTTAAAACTTAACCTTGCTGCATTTTTGCATGATATAGGAAAAGTAAAGGTTCCAATAGACATTCTTCAAAAACCAGGTAAATTAACCTCTGATGAGTGGGAGTTAATGAAACAGCATTCGACATTTGGACGAGAAATATTGCAAGAAACAGGTCTGCCGAGTTTAATAGAAGCAGGCGAAGTGGTAGAACAGCATCATGAAAAATATGATGGCACTGGATACCCCAAAGGACTTAAAGGTGATCAAATTACAATAGAGGCAGCAATTATTTCAGTTGTAGACTCATTTGATGCAATGACTACTGACCGTGTTTATCAGAAAGGCAGAAGTGTAGTTGAAGCATTAAATGAACTTAGAAGTAATCGGGGCACTATGTACAATCCAGTTATTGTAGATACATTTTTTAAGATAAAAGACAAATTAGTAAAAATCTAAGGGGGAACAAAAATGAAGAAAGCAGTTGTTGTACTGTTAAGTTTGATGTTATTACTTGTATTCAACGTAAAAACATCGGAGGCTGCATACTTACCTGAATATGATAAGTATGTAGAAGTATCGTATGAAGAAGCTAGGTATATAGCTGATTTAATGGGATTGCAGGATTATGAATTAGGTGAAGAAACAGCAAGATTGTCATTTGAATTGCAGGAAGGGTTAATAGCAAAGATCGAGAACGTCCTGAAAACGGAAATTGACCATTATTACATCTGGTTAACCGTAGATGGTGAAACGGTTTTGGGTATAGATCCTCCACATCCAATGTTTTAACAAAAAGCAAGTTAAAGCTTATGCTTTAACTTGCTTTTTGTTTTCCTGTACTAATGGCAAAAAGGTGTGATGAAACATAAAGAGCCTCTGGAAATAAAGAGATCCCAAAATTAATTGGGACCCCTACTAAGCTTTCTTCTCAAATACTATTCTTTCAGAATGCGAATAAACATTAAAAGATTGACCGCGAATAAAGCCAACTGCTGTAATATTTAGGTCTTCTGCCAGCTTGATGGCTAAATCAGTCGGTGCAGATTTTGATAGAATGATGCCAACTCCAATTTTTGCGGCTTTAAGCAGAACTTCAGATGAGATTCTGCCGCTGAATGCAATGACTTTATCCCTTACAGGAATCCTGTTCTCAATGCAATACCCAAGGATTTTATCCAGAGCATTATGCCGGCCAATGTCTGTTCTGCTGAGAATCATTTCATCTGCAGAAAATAAAGCTGCATTATGCACTCCGCCTGTTTCATGAAAAGTCATACTGCCATCCTGAAGCTGCTGCATATATGAAATGCATTGGTTGGGAGTCAGTGTCAGCTTTGATGTAGAAGTCCTGGCTGTCCTGGCATCGTTATGAAAGTAAAATTGCCTGCTCTTTCCGCAGCATGAACCGATAAATCGTTTAGAGTGAAACTCATGGCTTGCTGTAGAGGTTTGGGTATGTAATTCGACATAAGCAAATCCCTTGTTTTCATCTATTTGAATACTCTTTATTTCCTCATATCTTCTAATAAAGCCTTCAGAAGCCAAAAAGCCGATTGTCAATTCCCTAATGTTCGAAGGGCTGCAGACCATCGTTGCGAACTCTTCTCCGTTGAGATGAATTGTGAGCGGATGTTCAGAAACAATAGAATCTTCTGCTTCCTGCAGAACATCATTCTCAAATCTGACCATTTTTCTGCTGCTAATATCCATAATACTTCCTCCTAGAACCTTTCGACTAACAAAATATTAGCATATAATTTCAGTAATACAAGAAATTAAGATTGTATGGTTTGACAATTATTGTATTAATTGATTAACTTAATAAAGTGTATACGGACTTGTATCAATGAGATTATACATGAAATAAGGGTATATGAGGGCTGGAATATGAACAAATATGAAGCTGAATTCAGTAACTTAGTGCGCTCCTTCCGAAAAAAACATATGGGCAAAGGGCCAAGCAAGGTTAAGACTACTTTCTGCAAAAATTGGGCCATATGTGAAATGGAAGGCAATTTATCTCCTGTGGAAAAATTTATAGCGAGTGCAGATGAAGGGAAGCAAATGCTTCGGGCTGCCAGAACAGAGATGGTCAAGGAAATGTATAAAAAAAATCGGCCGGCAGAAATGGAAGATTTTTTGCAGGCAAGGCTAATAGATCTTTTTGTGGATATTGATATAGAACGGGATTTTGGAATGTCGGTATTTGTATTCGATCAGGACATTCAAAGCAAGTTTATGGAATAAAAAGACTGAAATCTGGAAGATATATTCTGGATTCCAGTCTTTTTTATTTTTTTGGTATCCTTCTTAAAACTCACGTTGGATATCTTTATTGTGTAAAATAGGGAATTATGTCACATGAGAATAGCGAAAAAAGGGGTTTAATGTCACGTTTGAAATATTTTTGTAATATTACTCTAACAAGTCTGTCAAATAAGGATGGTATAATCCT
This region includes:
- the fdhD gene encoding formate dehydrogenase accessory sulfurtransferase FdhD is translated as MDISSRKMVRFENDVLQEAEDSIVSEHPLTIHLNGEEFATMVCSPSNIRELTIGFLASEGFIRRYEEIKSIQIDENKGFAYVELHTQTSTASHEFHSKRFIGSCCGKSRQFYFHNDARTARTSTSKLTLTPNQCISYMQQLQDGSMTFHETGGVHNAALFSADEMILSRTDIGRHNALDKILGYCIENRIPVRDKVIAFSGRISSEVLLKAAKIGVGIILSKSAPTDLAIKLAEDLNITAVGFIRGQSFNVYSHSERIVFEKKA
- a CDS encoding 8-amino-7-oxononanoate synthase — translated: MKKAVVVLLSLMLLLVFNVKTSEAAYLPEYDKYVEVSYEEARYIADLMGLQDYELGEETARLSFELQEGLIAKIENVLKTEIDHYYIWLTVDGETVLGIDPPHPMF
- a CDS encoding DUF1641 domain-containing protein, translating into MAKAINNIKRFELTPEDKRKKDLEEVENALIENKEPILELLKAVGHMHDRGVLSLLNGLFGQGDKVLNVLVKALDKPEATNTIKNLLLMVGTLGTINVQQLEPLLLKLNSGIARVADYKDTDEKTSYFDLVKALKDPEVNRAVTLLITFLKGMGEDTSEMERNTQLPEDQKLHKMEKNESDVPPNKRE
- a CDS encoding HD-GYP domain-containing protein gives rise to the protein MGIINEASFIETVHMKGLQISLIASGDGTEVIYHRLEPDARWGLEPLEGGETLEYLHLLSGELLLKDSNGEKTLRAGDSFQRCPVTEHHIFQSIGQSEFLYVTSSPVFHYYSRVTNELRELVISIEEKDGYTSDHCDRITKMSMLMADALGLNSRQILKLNLAAFLHDIGKVKVPIDILQKPGKLTSDEWELMKQHSTFGREILQETGLPSLIEAGEVVEQHHEKYDGTGYPKGLKGDQITIEAAIISVVDSFDAMTTDRVYQKGRSVVEALNELRSNRGTMYNPVIVDTFFKIKDKLVKI
- a CDS encoding DUF2294 domain-containing protein, encoding MNKYEAEFSNLVRSFRKKHMGKGPSKVKTTFCKNWAICEMEGNLSPVEKFIASADEGKQMLRAARTEMVKEMYKKNRPAEMEDFLQARLIDLFVDIDIERDFGMSVFVFDQDIQSKFME